The proteins below are encoded in one region of Festucalex cinctus isolate MCC-2025b chromosome 2, RoL_Fcin_1.0, whole genome shotgun sequence:
- the LOC144014115 gene encoding type-2 ice-structuring protein-like has product MSDTFNIPELTYKRTARRHLPHILSASSITTPKMAFALRSLLLLCGISGLLTGVWSSDVTVKVPCCSEGWTRLNDRCFYVVDQLRDFQDAEDTCEALGGNLASILSAVEHAVVLALVDAEVGDDQIAWIGYNDRAVSGTYVWTDGSSTAGNPVFFETGGTTPEDCTVTNDGTDTEFWDDEDCTSTVPFVCVDDVH; this is encoded by the exons ATGAGTGACACGTTCAACATTCCAGAGCTGACATATAAAAGGACCGCACGTCGTCACCTTCCACACATCCTCTCAGCATCAAGCATCACGACACCAAAG ATGGCATTTGCTCTTCGCTCGTTGCTTCTCCTGTGCGGGATCAGTGGACTGTTGACTGGAGTC TGGTCTTCTGACGTTACAGTCAAAG TTCCTTGCTGTTCAGAGGGCTGGACTCGGTTGAATGACCGCTGTTTCTATGTTGTGGACCAGTTAAGAGATTTTCAAGATGCAGAA GACACCTGTGAAGCTCTAGGAGGGAATCTGGCCTCCATTCTAAGTGCAGTTGAACATGCGGTAGTTCTCGCACTGGTTGACGCTGAGGTTGGAGATGATCAAATTGCCTGGATTGGATACAATGACAGAGCTGTT TCTGGAACCTATGTGTGGACCGACGGTTCATCAACCGCTGGCAATCCTGTATTCTTTGAAACCGGCGGTACTACCCCTGAGGACTGTACCGTAACAAATGACGGAACAGATA ctGAATTCTGGGATGACGAGGACTGCACTTCGACTGTTCCATTTGTTTGTGTCGACGACGTGCACTAA
- the LOC144014122 gene encoding galactose-specific lectin nattectin-like, protein MRVTRPTFQNCVNLPYKRIAGLPSQHIHSASSIRTAEMAIAIRSVFLLCGLLAGAWASSCPEVTYCPKGWTQLNDCCFIFVAQQRTYIDAERVCILKGGNLASILDATENALVFELIRAEFNGNLEDTWIGLHDGIEEGYYQWTDGSAVDFTDFGLNQPDNFNNEDCVEINDTTAAWNDDDCTDENYFVCVKKAYRH, encoded by the exons ATGCGAGTGACACGTCCAACATTCCAGAATTGCGTCAATCTGCCCTATAAAAGGATCGCTGGTCTTCCTTCACAGCACATCCACTCAGCTTCAAGCATCAGAACTGCAGAG ATGGCAATTGCTATTCGCTCCGTGTTCCTCCTTTGTGGACTCTTGGCTGGAGCC tggGCTTCTTCATGCCCAGAAG TGACTTACTGTCCTAAAGGCTGGACTCAGTTGAATGACTGCTGTTTCATATTTGTCGCACAGCAGAGAACTTATATTGATGCGGAG CGAGTGTGCATACTCAAAGGTGGGAATCTGGCCTCCATCCTCGATGCTACGGAAAATGCTTTGGTTTTTGAGCTGATTCGGGCTGAGTTCAATGGTAACCTGGAAGACACCTGGATTGGACTCCATGATGGCATTGAG GAGGGTTACTACCAATGGACAGATGGCTCAGCAGTCGACTTTACTGATTTTGGTCTCAATCAGCCTGATAACTTCAACAATGAAGATTGTGTTGAGATTAATGACACAA CGGCGGCCTGGAACGATGACGACTGCACCGATGAGAACTACTTCGTTTGCGTCAAAAAGGCCTACCGTCACTAA